A region of Acaryochloris sp. CCMEE 5410 DNA encodes the following proteins:
- the istA gene encoding IS21 family transposase → MDYCGMTVPVVHPKTGEVTQAQVFVACCGASNYTYAEATESQTIKNWLGSHQRALAFFGGVPVAIVPDNLKSGVTDPCRYEPGINRSYQDFAEHYNVIILPARPKCPRDKPKVENAVQQVERHILAPLRDQTFTSFKQLNEAIAAGLEKLNHRTMKSYGLSRRELFEQVDQPELRSLPSHAFEFGEFKTAKVSFDYHIEVNRHYYSVPYGYVGQSVSVKITESLVQIFHDHQRIAVHERSSVSFQHSTQEGHMPPAHLAHKTQSRETFLAWAEKVGPATKQQVIEIFEKKAHDEQAFRALKGVQHLRTTHGAERLEAACNRANAMGMVGQRYLKSMLQNKLESDPLPDETHKVIPIHHANVRGSEYYQAT, encoded by the coding sequence GTGGACTACTGCGGTATGACGGTGCCGGTGGTCCATCCCAAAACCGGTGAGGTGACTCAAGCTCAAGTATTTGTAGCCTGCTGTGGAGCGAGTAACTACACCTATGCAGAGGCGACCGAAAGCCAAACCATCAAGAACTGGCTCGGATCTCATCAACGGGCCTTGGCCTTCTTTGGTGGGGTGCCGGTCGCTATCGTTCCAGACAACCTCAAGTCAGGAGTCACAGATCCGTGTCGTTATGAGCCCGGTATCAATCGGAGTTATCAGGACTTTGCGGAACACTACAACGTGATTATTCTGCCCGCTCGCCCCAAATGCCCTCGGGATAAACCCAAAGTGGAGAATGCGGTACAGCAAGTGGAGCGTCATATCCTAGCGCCATTGAGAGATCAGACCTTTACCAGTTTCAAGCAACTGAATGAAGCGATAGCAGCGGGACTCGAGAAACTCAACCATCGGACCATGAAATCCTATGGTCTATCCCGTCGAGAATTATTTGAGCAAGTGGACCAACCGGAACTGAGGTCCTTGCCCAGCCATGCGTTTGAGTTTGGCGAATTTAAAACTGCGAAAGTGAGTTTTGATTATCACATTGAGGTGAACCGCCACTATTACAGTGTCCCTTATGGCTATGTGGGTCAATCGGTATCGGTCAAGATTACGGAATCTTTGGTGCAGATTTTCCATGACCATCAGCGCATTGCGGTACATGAACGTTCCAGCGTTTCATTTCAGCATTCCACGCAAGAGGGGCATATGCCCCCGGCACATTTGGCTCACAAAACCCAATCGAGAGAGACCTTCCTAGCTTGGGCCGAGAAGGTTGGACCGGCCACGAAGCAGCAAGTGATAGAGATCTTTGAGAAGAAAGCCCATGACGAACAAGCATTTCGAGCCTTAAAAGGGGTGCAACATCTGAGAACAACCCATGGTGCTGAAAGGTTGGAAGCCGCCTGTAATCGGGCTAATGCTATGGGGATGGTGGGCCAACGCTATCTCAAGTCCATGCTCCAAAACAAACTTGAATCCGACCCCTTACCGGATGAAACCCATAAGGTGATTCCTATTCACCATGCCAATGTCCGAGGGTCCGAATATTATCAAGCGACGTAG
- a CDS encoding Tn3 family transposase, translating to MQHAVRSDIFECVSPEQLQAALADCERIVRPAKDESYDYFANRYSYFRQFAPAFLSTFEFHSHRQDDPLLKAINHIRELDTGGQRQISEDAPMEFVTEAWQEYIYDDQGQIKRRYYELCVLWELRHALSTGALWIEGARRYANPESYLIPKQKWEEMRSEFCQFTGLPETGAERLAQLSEQLEAEMTTFVDTLQQNPDIRLEEEHLVISPLDAEEESPRLQQLKVLVEQCMPQVELTELLIEVDELTHFSDALIHTGGNANRTDNTKLHLYASLLSQACNLGPAAMARGADLSYDSLLWHTNWYLDETNLRNANTMLVNYHHQLPLTKAWGGGTLSSSDGQRFPVAVKNAKAVPLPKYFGYGRGVTFYTWLSDQFSQYGIKVIPSTKRDATYLLDGIQDNETELTILEHTTDTTGYSEVVFSFFDLCGYRFSPRIRDLADQTLYRLSNKFPDPLLKPLFQGRCQQQFIIDDWDEMLRTAASLKYGWVSSSLLMNKLQSLPDPHHLLRAFHEYGRLLKTIFILQYLNSKDYRRRINRQLNKGESVHTLRRYFVIAQQGELRKRHQEGLENQASCLTLVTNAVVVWNTIYLNAALEYIERQGYVITEEDKAHLSPARCGHINPYGKFSFDIPKVQSLKGLRPLNAIKKANSQNF from the coding sequence ATGCAGCATGCAGTGCGATCTGACATTTTTGAGTGTGTCTCGCCAGAGCAGCTGCAGGCTGCCCTGGCAGATTGTGAGCGAATAGTTCGGCCTGCCAAAGATGAATCCTATGATTACTTTGCCAATCGCTACAGCTATTTTCGTCAGTTTGCACCTGCATTTCTGAGCACCTTTGAGTTTCACTCTCATCGCCAAGATGATCCGCTCCTCAAAGCCATCAATCACATCCGTGAATTAGATACTGGCGGCCAACGGCAGATTTCAGAAGACGCGCCTATGGAGTTTGTTACAGAGGCTTGGCAGGAATATATCTATGACGACCAGGGGCAGATAAAACGCCGCTACTATGAATTGTGTGTGCTCTGGGAACTCCGTCATGCGTTAAGCACCGGTGCTCTTTGGATTGAAGGGGCACGCCGCTACGCGAATCCAGAAAGCTACTTGATCCCAAAGCAAAAATGGGAGGAGATGCGCAGTGAGTTTTGCCAATTCACGGGTCTACCTGAAACTGGAGCAGAACGATTGGCCCAGTTGAGTGAGCAATTAGAAGCAGAGATGACAACATTTGTTGACACTCTCCAACAGAATCCAGATATCCGCCTAGAAGAGGAGCATCTTGTCATTTCTCCCCTGGATGCGGAGGAAGAATCTCCACGTCTTCAGCAATTGAAAGTCTTAGTTGAACAATGTATGCCACAGGTTGAGTTAACAGAACTGTTGATAGAAGTGGATGAATTGACTCACTTTAGTGATGCTTTAATCCATACCGGAGGGAATGCAAATCGCACAGATAATACCAAGCTGCACCTCTATGCCTCTTTGCTTTCCCAGGCGTGTAATTTAGGGCCAGCGGCAATGGCTAGAGGGGCCGATCTGTCCTATGACAGCTTGCTTTGGCATACCAACTGGTACTTAGATGAAACCAATTTACGCAATGCCAATACGATGTTGGTGAACTATCATCATCAATTGCCCTTAACTAAGGCTTGGGGAGGCGGAACCCTATCCTCTTCTGATGGACAGCGATTTCCAGTGGCGGTCAAAAATGCTAAAGCAGTGCCGTTGCCCAAATATTTTGGTTATGGCCGAGGCGTTACGTTTTATACCTGGCTCTCAGATCAGTTCTCCCAATATGGAATTAAGGTGATTCCTTCCACCAAAAGAGATGCGACCTATCTACTTGATGGAATTCAGGATAATGAAACTGAGTTGACGATTTTGGAACATACTACTGACACCACGGGGTATTCGGAGGTCGTATTTTCCTTTTTTGATCTGTGTGGGTATCGCTTCTCACCTCGGATTCGCGATCTGGCTGACCAGACATTGTATCGCCTCAGTAATAAGTTTCCGGATCCGCTCCTCAAGCCACTCTTTCAGGGCCGGTGTCAGCAACAGTTCATCATCGATGACTGGGATGAGATGCTACGTACAGCAGCCTCACTCAAGTATGGATGGGTCAGTTCTTCGTTATTGATGAATAAGCTACAATCCTTGCCAGACCCCCATCATCTCTTGAGAGCATTTCATGAATACGGGCGGCTATTGAAGACTATTTTTATCCTGCAGTATCTCAATAGCAAGGATTATCGACGGCGGATTAACCGTCAGCTCAATAAAGGTGAGTCGGTGCATACTTTACGCCGATATTTTGTCATTGCTCAGCAAGGTGAATTACGAAAACGGCATCAAGAAGGATTAGAAAATCAAGCGAGCTGTTTGACCTTAGTGACGAATGCTGTGGTGGTCTGGAATACGATCTATCTAAATGCCGCACTAGAGTACATCGAACGGCAGGGCTATGTCATAACTGAGGAGGATAAAGCACATCTCTCACCGGCACGATGTGGACACATCAACCCCTATGGAAAATTCAGCTTTGATATCCCTAAAGTGCAGAGCTTGAAAGGGTTACGGCCACTGAATGCTATTAAAAAAGCAAACTCTCAAAACTTCTAG